The following coding sequences are from one Granulicella sp. L56 window:
- a CDS encoding GntR family transcriptional regulator → MESSSAKRNPGQLNIPTAPQAAAQAIREAIISGELSGGDRIIEQKWAGRLGIGQPTLREALNELTHQGLLRKVPARGTYVAQLSPEDYRLIQEVRIPLEAIAIGKAAENFTPTADTELTALVTAMAGTGMEAIDVRNFHDCDVAFHRKIWELAGNEYLRDTLEAVTFRLFVFSVVGRWPGNSKAISERAAAVRQHLAILEGLRSCDKHIARQVFVKQTVEYWNAQYGLGINEDELTVLGWMGNQPMKEKPSHEVIGNKKSSSSPVRSSRRLRT, encoded by the coding sequence ATGGAAAGCAGTTCTGCAAAGCGAAATCCCGGCCAACTTAATATTCCTACCGCCCCCCAGGCGGCCGCTCAAGCCATTCGCGAGGCAATCATCTCTGGTGAGCTAAGCGGAGGCGATCGTATTATCGAGCAAAAATGGGCCGGCCGTCTTGGCATTGGTCAACCAACCTTACGCGAAGCTTTAAATGAGCTGACTCATCAAGGTCTTTTGCGCAAGGTTCCTGCGCGTGGCACCTATGTTGCCCAACTGAGCCCTGAGGATTACAGGCTTATTCAAGAGGTTCGCATTCCTCTTGAGGCGATTGCCATCGGTAAAGCGGCTGAAAATTTCACGCCAACAGCAGATACGGAACTGACCGCACTAGTCACGGCTATGGCAGGCACAGGCATGGAAGCGATCGACGTGAGAAACTTTCATGATTGCGACGTCGCATTTCATCGAAAAATTTGGGAGCTCGCTGGCAATGAGTATCTGCGAGACACTCTCGAAGCAGTCACTTTTCGTTTGTTTGTTTTTTCCGTTGTTGGCAGGTGGCCGGGCAATTCAAAGGCAATCAGTGAACGCGCTGCTGCAGTACGCCAACACCTTGCCATTCTGGAAGGTCTTCGTAGTTGCGACAAACATATTGCTCGTCAAGTGTTTGTTAAGCAAACAGTTGAATACTGGAATGCGCAGTATGGACTTGGTATAAACGAAGATGAACTGACGGTGCTTGGGTGGATGGGGAACCAGCCTATGAAAGAAAAGCCGAGCCATGAGGTAATTGGGAATAAAAAGTCGTCTTCCTCGCCTGTGAGATCCTCTCGGCGCCTGCGCACTTAG
- a CDS encoding tetratricopeptide repeat protein — MNRVEHSGIVLAITFAIATICCLGQTATTANNQRQKAIMLEQQGNNTEAEAAWRAFSEAHPANAEAYAHLGFLEARQEHYSEAISLYRKVLALNPSMPGLKLNLGLALFKSGVLKQAIQIFTPLLKSQPSSSPGVLRLNVLIGMAHYGLGEYAEAVPYLKEAAILDPKSLQLRLALVQSCLGSKQYQCVLDTYREILMLNAESAEADMLAGEALDEMKDSTGAMQQFRAAIKVNSKEPNVHFGLGYLLWKLDRYEEAGREFEAELENIPNHVLALAYLGDVKMKLQDPDSAQTILEKVIGIDPGLELAHLDLGILYFDASRRDDALRQLVAAEKIDPNDVSVHWRLARLYQAMGKKDEAKAEFIRTRNLHKTTDETVFDKLRNNSVSGTSLEPATATSAEK; from the coding sequence GCAATCACATTCGCCATCGCGACTATCTGCTGTCTCGGCCAAACAGCAACGACCGCGAATAATCAGCGCCAAAAGGCAATCATGCTGGAGCAGCAGGGCAACAACACTGAGGCCGAAGCTGCATGGCGGGCTTTCTCGGAGGCTCACCCTGCGAACGCTGAAGCTTATGCCCATTTAGGCTTCCTTGAAGCGCGCCAAGAGCACTACTCCGAAGCTATTTCTCTTTATCGCAAGGTATTGGCGCTCAATCCATCAATGCCTGGTTTGAAGCTCAACTTAGGATTGGCGCTTTTTAAATCCGGCGTACTGAAGCAGGCCATTCAGATTTTCACCCCACTCCTAAAGAGCCAACCTTCCTCCTCGCCCGGAGTGTTGCGTTTGAATGTCCTGATAGGCATGGCCCATTATGGGTTGGGGGAATATGCAGAAGCGGTTCCTTATCTGAAAGAGGCTGCGATACTCGACCCAAAGAGCCTTCAATTGCGCCTGGCTCTGGTGCAAAGTTGCTTGGGTTCCAAGCAATACCAATGCGTTCTCGATACCTATCGTGAGATTTTGATGTTGAACGCAGAGTCTGCTGAGGCTGACATGCTTGCCGGTGAGGCGTTAGACGAAATGAAAGATAGCACAGGAGCGATGCAACAATTCCGAGCTGCCATCAAAGTCAATAGCAAAGAGCCGAATGTACATTTCGGACTTGGCTACCTCTTATGGAAGCTAGACCGATACGAAGAGGCTGGGCGCGAATTCGAAGCGGAACTTGAGAATATTCCCAACCATGTGTTGGCTTTGGCTTATCTCGGAGACGTCAAGATGAAATTACAAGACCCAGATTCAGCCCAGACTATCCTGGAGAAAGTCATCGGCATCGATCCTGGATTGGAATTGGCGCACCTCGATTTGGGCATTCTATATTTTGATGCAAGCCGCCGAGACGATGCTCTTCGGCAACTAGTTGCAGCAGAGAAAATAGACCCTAACGATGTAAGCGTACACTGGCGGCTGGCCCGACTTTATCAAGCTATGGGGAAAAAAGATGAAGCAAAAGCCGAATTCATAAGGACACGCAACCTGCACAAGACTACTGACGAAACCGTTTTCGATAAGCTCCGTAACAATTCAGTTAGTGGCACATCCTTAGAGCCAGCTACAGCTACTTCCGCGGAAAAGTGA